In Topomyia yanbarensis strain Yona2022 chromosome 2, ASM3024719v1, whole genome shotgun sequence, one DNA window encodes the following:
- the LOC131681842 gene encoding uncharacterized protein LOC131681842: MGLNFCPRCGYRFRPYIHHGPPRGRGGLRVGCRPGQARVPQAIEANAAQHPGMMLWMNQVPLRAAVPPNVVASVAASPKVAASEAAPPKVVASVAAPPKVSASEAAS, encoded by the exons ATGGGATTAAAT ttttgccCCCGTTGCGGGTATCGGTTCCGGCCGTATATCCACCACGGCCCGCCGCGTGGTCGTGGGGGTCTACGTGTTGGGTGTAGACCAGGACAGGCAAGAGTGCCGCAAGCCATCGAAGCAAATGCAGCCCAACATCCGGGAATGATGCTGTGGATGAATCAAGTGCCACTGAGAGCAGCTGTACCGCCGAATGTAGTTGCATCGGTAGCAGCTTCACCGAAAGTAGCTGCGTCGGAAGCAGCTCCGCCGAAAGTAGTTGCATCGGTAGCAGCTCCGCCGAAAGTATC